From Salinicola endophyticus:
CCGATTCTGATGCTGGCCGGCGGTACCGGGCTGGCACCCATGCTGGCGATGCTGGCCCAGCTCCAGGCGCAGGGCTCGGCCCAGCCGGTGCATCTGATCTACGGCGTCAATCGGGACGACCACCTGGTCAAATGCGAGGCGCTGGATGCCTTCGCCGAGGCACTGCCGGATTTCGCCTACACCACGGTGGTGGTCGACGAGCAGAGCACGCATCCGCGCAAGGGCTATGTCACCCACCATCTGGCCGCCGAGATGCTCAACGACGGCGATGTCGACGTCTATCTCTGCGGGCCGCCGCCGATGGTCGATGCGGTGCTGGCGCATTTCGACAGCCTGGGCCTCGAACCGGCCGGCTTCTACTACGAGAAGTTCACCCCGAAGCGGGTCGAGGAGGCGGCATGAGGGGCGCCGCGCCTGACTCGGCGCGCTTTCAGGATCGCGTCATGGTGATCACCGGTGCCGCTCAGGGTATCGGTCGCCGCGTGGCCGAACGCGCCGCCGACGAGGGCGGGCGCCTGGTGCTGGTCGATCGCGCCGAGATCGTCGACGAAGTCGCGGTGGCGATCCGTGAGCAGGGCGGCGAGGCGATCGCCGTACGGGCCGATCTCGAGACCTTTGCGGGGGCCGAGTCGGCGATGAGCGCCGCGCGTGAACACTTCGGCCGAATCGATGTGCTGATCAACAACGTCGGCGGGGCGATCAACTTCAAGCCGTTCACCGAGTTCAGCGCCGACGAGATATCGGCCGAGATCACCCGCTCGCTGATGCCCACGCTGTGGTGCTGCCGGGCAGTGCTGCCGACGATGGTCACCCAGGGAGAGGGCGTGATCGTCAACGTCTCCTCGGCCGCCACCCGCGGCATCCACCGCATTCCCTACTCGGCGGCCAAGGGCGGCATCAACGCCCTGACGACATCTCTCGCCTTCGAAGGCGCCGCGCACGGCATCCGCGTGGTCGCCACCGCCCCCGGCGGCACGTCCGCACCGCCACGACAGATCTCTCGGGGTACCCCCGAGGCCACCACCGAGCAGGCGCGTGGCTGGTTTCAGGCCCACATCGACCAGACCCTGTCATCGAGCTTCATGAAGCGTTACGCCAGCCTCGACGAGCAGGCCGCCCCGATTCTGTTCCTGGCCTCCGACGAGGCCAGCTACATCACCGGCTCGGTCTTGCCGGTGGCCGGCGGCGACGGCGGTTAGATCGTCGCCGTACGCAGAAGAGAAAACCGATCGGCCTCACTCGCCGTTGAGTCCAGTGAACAAGCGTCCGACAACACCCTAACAAGGACCTCGATTCATGAAGCACATCGAAAAGAGCACCAGTCTGCGTCATGACCTGGCCACGCACTGAGCGGCATGGCTGCCAATAACACCAATAACAGTGTCAGGAGTCGCTACCCATGTCATCGATTCAAGGGTCTACCCTCGATATCTCCCTTCAGTGGGCCAAACGCATCACTGTCACCGCGCTCACGACCGCTGCCGCGCTCGTGTTCGTCGCGCCGACCGCCCAGGCCAACAATGGCTTCAACATGCCAGGCTATGGCACCCGCGCTCTGGGAATGGGCGGGGCTTCGATCGCGCTGCCGCAGGATTCGTTGGCCGCGGCCAATAACCCGGCTGGCATGGCGCTTGTCGGTGACCGTTTCGACGTCGACCTGACTGTGATTTCGGCCGACATCGATCTGGATGCCGCCGGCAACGGTTACCACGACTCGCCGCTGCCGCTGGTGCCGGAGTTCGGATTCAACCGCCGCCTGTCGGAGGACTGGACTGCTGGGGTGTCCATGATCAGCAACGGGGTCGAACTCGATTACGGCGAGGCCGTCCCCGGCTACGGCACTACCGACCTCAAATCGAAGCTGATTCAGAGCATCGTGCATCCCACTCTGACCTATCGTCTCGCCCCGGGACATTACCTGGGTGCCTCGCTGCTGCTCGGTGCCCAGCGGCTGAGAGTCAGCGGGATCGAAAATCTCGGCCTCGAGCGGACGCAGGGCGACTGGGCCACCGGCTACGGTGCCGCTTTCGGCTACATCGGCAGGCTCTCTCCCGAATGGCAGGTGGGCGCGACCTATCGTACGCCAATGCGCTTCAGTCGCTTCGATGAGTACCGTCGGCTGCTGCCGGAAGGCCGCATCGACATGCCTCAGCAGGCCGGTATCGGCCTGGCCTACACCCCCAATGAGCGTCTGACGCTGGCGCTGGACGTCATGTGGCTTGGCTGGTCGGAGGAAAACACCTGGGGCAATGCCTTCACCGAAGGCGGTGCGCTGGGCGATCGCGACGGCCCTGGTTTTGGCTGGCAGGACCAGCGCGTATTGCGCATCGGGGCCAGCTACGACGTCACCCCTCACTGGACGCTCCGCAGCGGCGTCTCCCTCGCCAGCAAGCTGGTCTCCGGCGATGAGTCCAGGCTGGCAGCGCTCGCACCGCTGATGGGGCGTGATCATTACACCGTCGGCACGAGTTACACCCTCGGCAATGGCATCGAACTCAACGGTGCCTTCATTCATATGCCGTATGAGCATCTGCACGGCGCCGGTGCCTCGCGGGGCGTCGATGTGGGGATCGGTGTCGACATGTTGTCGTTCGGCATCGGCGTGCCCCTGTAAACCAAACGTGGTCGCGTTTTTCACTCATTCAATCACAAGGAAATAGAGCGATGACGGGTACTCATGCACTGCTATTGATTCATGGCTCCTTTTGCGACGCCGAGGTCTGGCAACCCGTGGCCGAGCGTCTGCGTCGGAGAGGGTATGACGTGTTCGTGCCAACCATCGCCGGTCACGGACCGGACGGCGATCGCAGCGTCAGTCACGCTGACTGTGAGGCCTCACTGATCGATTACGTCGACACCCACTGCCCCGATCGATTCGTGGCGCTTGGGCACAGCTGGGGCGGCACGCTGCTACAGCGTCTGGCCGAGCGTCGAGGCGATCGACTCGAGCGGATGATATTCCACAATGCGTTCGTGCTGCGTGACGGCGAGTCCTTGTACGACATGCTGCCGCCGGGGCATCAGGCATTGTGGGACACGATCAAGGATGACCCGAGCGGCTTGATGCTGCCGTTTCCGGTCTTTCGTGACGCTTTCGCCAACGACCTCGATGCGGATGCTGCCGAGGCCGCCTACGGGCATCTGTCACCGACACCTATGCGCAGTCACTTCGACCCGGTGGCGCTGCCAACTTTTCATCATCTCGAGATTCCGCGCAGCTGGCTTTACGCCTGGGATGACGTGGCGCTCACGCCCGGCGAATTCGGCTGGCATCCGCGCATGAGTCAGCGGCTCGGACTTTATCGCATGGTCTCTCTGGCTGGGGGACACATGGTCTGTCAGAGCAACCCCGATGCTCTGGCCGAGGCTATCATCCAGGCCGCTCGCCCCTGAGTGGCCGCCGACTTCGCACCGCTTATAGAGGGAGGTTCATCATGACACCAACAACGAACAGTCGCCTTCGAGTGGGAATCGTCGGTGGCGGTATCGGTGGGGTGGCACTGGCTATCGGCCTGTCGCGCCACGAGGATCTGGACGTAACGCTATTCGAGTCGGCCAAGGCGTTTTCCGAAATCGGCGCAGGCGTATCGTTTGGACCCAATGCGGTACGCGCCATCGAGCAACTCAAACTGGGGGAGGCCTACAGCCGGGTGGCCGATGGCTCACCAGCACCGTTCGAGGATGTCTGGTTCGAGTGGCGCCACGGCGTCGACGACCACTACATCACTGCCACCCTGGCGCCGGGCTGTGGCCAGTCCTCGGTGCACCGCGCCGATTTTCTCGACAGTCTGGTCGCCTGCCTGCCCGACGGCATCGCCCGCTTCGGCAAACGCTGCTGCGAGGTGGCTCAGAGCGAGGACGGCGTTCGGCTGTCATTCACCGATGGCACTCATGCCGAGTGCGACGTTGCGATTGGCTGCGATGGGATCAAATCCGCTCTGCGTGAGCATGTGCTGCCCGCCGAGCACTATGGCGATACCGGGCCGCGTTTCAGTGGCACCTACGCTTATCGCGGGCTGATCCCGCGCACGACGCTGGAGGCCGAACTCCGGCGCCGAGGCGCGGATGAGCGACTGGCCAAGGTGCCGCAGATGCTGCTGGGTGAGGATCGTCACCTCCTGACCTTTCCGGTCAAGGATGGCGAGGTGGTCAATGTGGTGGCATTCGAGACCGACAGCACGCTGCCCCGCCCACGCCAGGCCGTCACTGATGCCTGGGTCGAGGAGGTGACGCAGGCGCAGATGCTGGCGGCATTTGCCGGTTGGGGCGAGGGCACACAGGCGATTCTTGGCTGTATCGAAGCGCCCACTCGCTGGGCCCTGCACGATATCGCGCCGCTACCGCACTATCACCGCGACAACGTGCTGCTGATCGGCGACGCCGCCCACGCCATGCTGCCGCACCAGGGCGCCGGTGCCGGCCAGGCGTTGGAAGACGCATGGGTGCTGAGCGAGCTGCTGGGAGATACCGCCTGCGACAAGAACAGGGTCGCAGCGGTGCTGGCCGAATTCGACCGCCTGCGCCGACCGCACTCGAGTCGTGTGCAGCGCACCTCGTTCGAGGCCGGCGAACTCTACCAGCGCCGAGGCCCCTGGCAAGCCTGTGGCGATGAAGCGCTCGCCCGCGAACTGGAAACCCGCTTCGACTGGCTATGGTCGGCCGACCCGCGGCGCACCATCGACGACGCCCTGGCCCTGCTGGCCACCAGCCAACCCGATGCCTCTATCCTGGAGCACAACCATGAGTGACGAACAGTTGCTGGCTCCCTCACTCTGGCAGAACCGTTTGTTCACCGGGCGCTGGGTCGAGGGTGGCGGTGAGACGTTGACCGTACGCGCCCCCGCCAGCGGCGAGACGTTGGGGCAGACGGGCGCGGCGGACACTGCGCAGGTAGCGGATGCTGCCAGAGCAAGCCGCAGGGCCGCCGCCGGGTGGTTCGAGCATCCTTATGATGACCGGGCCGAGGTGTTACGGCAGGCTGCTCGGCTGGCCGAAACGCATCGTCAGGCGCTGGAACAGTGGCTGGTGCTCGAAAGCGGCTCGACGCCGGCCAAGGCGGCATTCGAGGTCATGCTGACGATCAAGGCGCTGCACAAGGCCTCCGAGCTCCCTTCCGCAGCCGCCGGAGAGGTGCTGCCGTCGACGCCTGGCCGGCTGAGTCTGGCCCGACGGCGCCCGCTGGGCGTGGTTGGCGTGATCGCGCCGTTCAACTTTCCGCTGTATCTGGCCATGCGGGCGGTGGCACCGGCGTTGGCGCTGGGCAACGGTGTGGTGCTCAAGCCAGACCCCCGCACGACGGTATGCGGCGGCTTCTCCATTGCACGGCTGTTCGAGTGGGCCGGGTTGCCTGCCGGGGTACTCTCTGTCCTGCCGGGTGGGCGTGAGGTGGGCTCGGCGATGGTCGAAGACCCCAATATCGCGATGATCCAGTTCACCGGCTCGACCGCTGCCGGGCGCAAGATCGGCGAGCGCGCTGGTGCGCGGCTCAAGAAGGTCTCGCTGGAGCTCGGTGGCAAGAATGCTCTGATCATTCTGGACGACGTCGACATCGATCGGGCGGTCAGCAATGCCAGTTGGAGCACCTATCTACATCAGGGCCAGATCTGCATGTCCTGCGGCCGCATTCTGGTCCATCGAGCCATCTACGACACCTTCGTCGCGCGACTGACCGAACGGGCAAAAGAGCTAAAGGTAGGTGACCCGGCCGTCGAGGAGGTGGCGCTCGGGCCGCTGATCGATGAGGCCCAGCGTGATCACGCCACGGATCTTTTGACCCGTGCCCGCGAGGCCGGGGCGAGCGTTCGCATCGGTGGCGAAACCCGAGGGCTCTTTTTTCAGCCGGCGGTGGTGTGCGACGTGACACCCGACAACCCGATCTTTCACGAGGAGACCTTCGCTCCCGTGGCGGTGGTCATCCCCTTCGACAATGACGACGAGGCGGTGCGACTGGCCAATGACACCGAGTACGGCCTGTCTGCCGGTGTCATCGCAAAAGACGTCGGCCGTGCGCTGCGGCTTGGCGAGCGGCTCCATACCGGGCTTTTGCACATCAACGACCAGACCGTCGATGACGAAGTGATCAACCCCTTCGGCGGCGTCGGCGCCTCGGGCAACGGCACCGCGGTCGGTGGGCCGGCCAATCTCGACGAATTTACCCAGTGGCAGTGGCTGACGCTGAAAAGCGAGGCGCCGGTCTATCCGTTGTAAGTGCCTGGTGCGCGGCCGGTGCCGTGTACGTTCGACCCGACAGCGAGGTGATCCATGACAACTGATAACTCCATGACCATCAAGGCGGCGGTAACGCGGGAAAAGGGGAGTGCCTTTCGGCTCGAGACACTGACTCTCAGAGCGCCGCGTGAAGACGAGGTGCTGGTGCGGATCGTGGCCACTGGCATGTGCCACACCGATCTGATCGTGCGCGATCAGTTCTATCCGGTACCGCTGCCGGCGGTGCTCGGCCATGAAGGCGCCGGCGTGGTCGAGGCTGTCGGTCCGGCGGTAAACTCGCTGGAAGTGGGTGACCACGTGGTGCTGAGCTACGCCTACTGCGGTGACTGCCTGCCCTGCGACGCCGGCCACGCCTCCTACTGCAGCGAGTTCTTTGCGCGCAATTTCAGCGGCGCCGGCCCCGATGGCGAGCAGGCGCTCCACGATGCCAGCGGCCAGCCCGTTCACGATCATTTTTTCGGTCAGTCGTCGTTTGCCACCTATGCGTTGAGCCGTGAAAACAATGCCGTTCGGGTAAGCCGCGAGGCGCCGCTCGAACTGCTGGGGCCTCTCGGCTGTGGCATTCAAACCGGTGCCGGTGCGGTCATCAATACGCTTGGTGTCACGCCCGGCAGCCGCTTCTGCGCCTTCGGCGCGGGTGCCGTGGGACTGTCTGCTGTCATGGCCGCTCGTATCGCCGGCGCGACCACAATCATCGCCGTCGATATGATCGACTCGCGGCTCGAGCTTGCGCTGGAGCTGGGGGCGACTCACGTGATCAATGCCGGCAAGGAATCCGTGGTCGAGCGCGTGCGTGAGCTGTCCGGTGGTGGCGTCAACTTTGCGCTGGAATCGACCGGGCGCCCTGAGGTGTTGCGTCAGGGTGTCGATGCGCTCGGCAGTCTCGGCGTGCTGGGCGTGGTGGGTGCTCCGGCCCTGGGGACCGAGGCCGCGTTCGATGTCAACGATCTGCTGCTGGGCGGCAAGAGCATTCGTGGCATCGTCGAGGGTGACAGCGTCGCTCGACGCTTTATTCCGCAGTTGGTCGAGCTGTACCTGCAGGGGCGGTTCCCGTTCGACAGACTGGTGAAGTTCTACGACTTTGCCGATATCGAGCAGGCCGTCGCCGACAGTGAGAAGGGCGTGACGTTGAAGCCCGTGCTACGTATGCCAAGTTGAGGTCGGAAGGGGCGCGTTACGGGTATACATCGGCCCATGAGGCGCCACCTGTGCGCTAGACTTATCGGCATCGAGAACGTTTCGACAAGGAGGCCCTCATGGCCGAGCTGACGCTGTTCTACGATGGCGCCTGCCCCCTGTGTGTCCACGAGATCACCCATCTGCGGCGGCTGGACCGCCACCGTCGCATTCGCTTCGAGGATATCCACGCCGCCGATTTCAGCCAGCGCTGGCCCGATGTCGAACCGGCGGACGCGAGCGCGATCCTGCTCGGGTACTACCGCGGGGAGCGCCTGCGCGGGCTCGACGTCACCCATCGCGCCTGGTCGCTGGTGGGGCGTGGCTGGCTCACCGCGCCGCTGCGCTGGCCGCTGATCAGGCCGCTGGCGGACCGCGTCTACCGCTGGTTCGCGCCGCGCCGCTATCTGCTTTCCGGCTGGCTGACCGGGCGCCAGCGCTGTGCGCCCTGCGACAGCGGCCAGTGCCGGATCGACGATGATGCGCCGCCGCGCGCCTGAGCGCTTGTCCCAGGGCGCGTTTCACTCGCTCAAGATATTGAGCTCGCGGTCCCAGCGGCGCAGAAAGGCCTGGCGCCGCAGCGGATCGACGAAGGCGAGCAGGGTGGCGTTGATCGGAATCGGATAGAGGTGGTCGCCGACCTGGTCTCGCAGGCGCTGGGCGGTGTAGGGGCCGATGACGTCGTCGCGCACGCTGAACAGCGGCGTGCTGCCGGCCAGGATGCGCTGGCCGCGCTGGCTGAGCAGGAAGTCGACGAAGCGCCGCGCGGCTTGCGGGTGCGGCGCGTCGCGGTGGACGAAGACCATGCGCATCAGCACCAGCGAGTAGTCGTTGGGCACCTGCACGATGATGTCGGGGTGGCTCTGTGCCCAGACCATGGCGTAGGAGCCGAGCAGGTTGTAGCCGAGCCAGTAGCGGCCGTCGCTCAGGCCCTCGAGCATCGCCCGGGTGTTCTGGGCCAGGTCGACGTCGGCGGCGCCCATGGCCGCGACCAGGTCCCAGATACGCGGCGTATAGCGCGCATCCTGCTGCAGTAGGGTGTAGCCGACGCCACTGTCCCGCGGTGAGTAGGTGACCACGCGCCCGCGCAGCCAGTGGCGATAGTCGGTCAGCAGGTCGAGCAGATCCCGGTGGGTGGTCGGTGGCGGCATGTGCGAGGCCAGCTCCAGGCGGTAGGCCATCACCACCGGCTCGAAGGTGAAGCCGAACACCTCGTTACGCCATTTGGCCCAGGCCGGCCAGCGCCGCGCTTCGACGCTGTCGAGCGCCTGCGCCCGGCCTTCGTTGCTCAGCGCCAGTTGCCACGGCATCGCCGAGCTGATCACCACGTCCGGCGGGTCCTCGGCGTCGCGTGCCCGGTGGTCGGCTTCGAGGGTGGAGCGCTCGCGGTAGTCCAGCGTGATCTGTGGGTACTCGGCGCTGAAGGCATTGAGTACTGGCTGGAACACCGGGCGATCCAGCGCGGCTTCGACGATCAGCGGCTCGGCCACGGCGGGTGTCGTCACCAGCGCGACGCCTGAGCCTAGCCCCAACCCCAGCGATAGACATAGGCGAGCCAGTGCGGTCGGCAACCTGCGCTTTGGATGGCTCATGCGCGTTCTCCGGGGGCTGGGGTGTGCGTGTCGGGGCCTGAAGCGGCGGGATCCAGACGTGCCAGTGTCAGCGACAGGCGCAGCCCGTGCGGGCTCACCGCGCTCAGCTCCAGCGGGCTGCCGTGACGCCGGGCGATGGAGTCGACGATCGCCAGACCCAGCCCCGAGCCCTCGGTGTCCTGGCGCTGGCCGCGCTCGAAGGGCCGCGTCAGGCGCTCGCGCGCCGCCGCCTCGACCCCGGGGCCGTCATCCTCGATCGACAGTTCCAGCCGGTCGGCGGTGAGATCGCGCAGCGCCACCGTGATCTGGCTGCCGTGTGGGGTGTAGCGGCAGGCATTGTCGATCAAGTTGTTGAGCAGCTCGTGCAGCGCCCAGGGTTCGCCGGCGACCCAGGCGGGCAGCGCGCACTCGAGCGCCAGGCCGAGATCGTGGTCGCGGCTCTCCTGGCGGTCGGCCCACTCCATCACCACCGCGCGCAGCAGTGTGTCCAGCGCCAGCTGCTGGCGCTCCTGGTCGGGGCCCAGATGACGCAGCCGGGTCAGGCTGAGCATCTGGCCGGCCAGCCGGCTGGTGCGGCTGGCGCTGTCGTGGACTTCGTTCAGGGCGCGTTGCCAGGCAGCTGGATCGGAGCTGGCCAGGGCCAGCTCAGAAGTGCTCTGCAGCCCCGCCAGCGGGGTCTTCAACTGGTGCGAGGCGTCGGCGATGAAGCGCAGCAGGGTGGCGCGGCGGTCACGCTGGTCGGCGAGCAGGCGGTTCAGGGTGTCCACCCACTCGCGCATCTCCCGCGGCACCTCGAGGGTGAGCGGCTCGACGTCGTCCGGGTGGCGGTCGCGCAGCGCCCGGCGCAGTCGCTCCAGCGGCGCCAGCAGGGCGCGCACGGCGATCATCAGCAGCGCTGCGGTGATCAGCACCATGGCGGCGAAACGCGTGGCGCTCTTCTCGAACAGCTCGCCGGCGAGCAGGTCGCGCCCGCGCCGGGTGTGGCCGACCCACAGCTGTACCGGCTCCTGGGTGTCCCAGCCGGCGGAGTCGATCTCACGGCCATGGAGGCGGATCGGTACGCCATCCAGGTCGGCGTCGTAGAACACCGGATGGTGGCTGGCGGCGTCGCGCATGGCGGCGCTGATCGGCAGCTTGGCATTGCGCGTGATGAGGCGGCCGTTGTCGGCCTGGAGCCAGTAGAACACCCGCTCCTGCCACTGGGTGGCGAGAATCTGCAGCGCCGAGGCGGGCATCTCCAGGGTGGGCTGGCCGTCGGGCCACTGCAGCGATTCGGCCATGGTCAGGCTGGCGGCGGCGAGCTGGCCGTCGAGGGCGCGGTCGGCGGCCTTGTGGGCGCTGGTGTAGGCCTCGATCAGCAGCAGCGTGCCGAGCCCGGCGACGATCGCGGTCAGCCACAGCGCCAGACGGCGCTTGAGCGACACCGGGCGGGCGTTCACTCGCGGCGCTCCTCCAGGCGATAGCCCAGCCCGCGCAGGGTGCGGATCGCCAGCGGGGCGTCCTGGAGCCGCTTGCGCAGCCGGCTGACGTAGACCTCGAGGGCGTTGGCGCCCACCGCTTCGAAGCCGAACAGGCGATCCTCCAGCGTCTCCCGGGGCACGATGCGCCCGGCGTTGAGCATCAGCGCTTCGAGCAGGCGGAACTCCCGCCGCGGCAGATCCAGCGGCTCGCCCGCCAGCCACACGCTGGCGGCGTGGGTGTCCAGGGTCAGCCCGGCGAAGTGCAGGCGGTCGTCGAGACGCTGCTGGCTGCGTCGCAGCAGGGCGCGGACGCGCGCCTCCAGCTCGCTGATCGAGAACGGCTTGGCCAGGTAGTCGTCGGCGCCCAGGTCGAGCCCGCGCACGCGATCCTCGAGCCCGTCACGCGCGGTGAGGATCATCACCGGGGTGGCGTCGCCGGTGTCGCGCAGGCGCGCCAGCAGCTCGAGCCCACTGGCGTCGGGCAGGCCCAGGTCGAGCAGAATCAGATCGAAACGGCGCTGGCGCAGCGCCTGCCAGGCGTCCTCGACTCGGCTCAGCGCGTCGATGCGATAGCCGGCACGGGCCATCGCCTCGCCCAGCGAGCGTGACAGCAGAGGATCGTCTTCGATGACCAGCAGATGCATGACGTCTCTCCGCGCCAGTGTGTCGTCAGGGTGAGATGGCCAGCAGGAGACCGACCGTGCGGACTCGGAACGCGCTGGCTCGGCGCCGCGACCGGCCAGCATAAGACCAATGTCTTGATTAGACCAAAGGTCTAGATGACAGGTTGATGAAAGGTTGGCGGCCTAGCATCGCCCCTGTGCTGTTTGAACCGTCGCTTGCGGGCTGACTCCGAAGAGCGCCCGAGCGGATAGCGAGCATAACAATCCAGGAGACGCTGAGCATGCCGAAATCATCCTCCCTTCGTCGTTGGCTGGCCGCCGCCGTGGCCGGTGGCGCGCTGCTGGCCGGTGCCGTTCAGGCCCAGGCCAAGCCCCCCGAGTGTATCGCCCCGGCCAAGCCCGGCGGTGGCTACGATCTCACCTGCCGCCTGGCCGCCAACGGCCTGCAGGAAGCCAAGCTGATCGACGAGCCGATGCTGGTCACCTACATGCCGGGCGGTATCGGCGCGGTCGCCTATAACCACGTCACCGGCGTGCGCAACGACGACCCCAACCTGATCGTCGCCGCGAGTACCGGTGCCGCGCTCAATCTGGCGCTGAAGAAGTTCGGTGCCAAGCAGTCGGTCGACGACGTGCGCTGGCTGGGCGCGCTGGGGGTCGACTACGGTGCGGTGGTGGTGCGTAACGACGCCCCGTGGCAGAACCTCGATGAGCTGATGCAGGCGCTGAAGAAGAACCCCTCCAGCGTGGTGATCGGCGCCGGCGGTACGGTCGGCAGCCAGGACTGGATGAAGGCGGCGCTGATGGCGAAATCCGCCAACATCGATCCGCGCAAGCTGCGCTACGTCTCCTTCGAGGGCGGCGGCGAGGCGCTGGCGGCACTGCTGGGCGAGCACATCCAGGTGTTCACCGGCGATCTGGCCGAACTCAAGCCGCAGCTCGACAGCGGTGAGGTGCGCATCCTCGCGGCACTCGCCGAAGAGCGCCAGGCTGGCCCCTACGCCGATATCCCCACCGCCAAGGAGCAGGGCTACGACGTCGAGTGGCCGATCTGGCGCGGCTACTACATGGGCCCGAAGGTCAGCGACGAAGCCTATCAGGCGTGGGTCGAGCGTCTGCGCGAGCTGAGCCAGACCGAGAGCTTCGCCAAGCTGCGTGAAGGTCGTGGCTTGTTCCCGATGAGCAAGTTCGGCGATGACTTCGACCAGTACGTCAAGAAGCAGGTCGCTGGCTTCTCGCAACTGGCCAAGGAAGTGGGTCTGACCCAATGAGACACGCCGCCGACCGCATCCTGAGTCTGCTGTTGCTCGGTCTGGCGGCGTTCATCGCCGTCCAGGCCTGGCATCTCGAGGTGCCGTTCAGCTACGACCCGGTGGGGCCGAAGGCCTTCCCGCTGCTGCTGGCGGGGCTGCTGGCACTGCTCGCGGTGGTGCTGTTCGTGCGCCCGGGGCCCAACGGCGAATGGCCCAGCGGCGCGCTGCTGCTGCGCCTGCTGGTGGTGATGGGGCTGCTGGTGGTGTACGCCGCGCTGTTCATCGAGGCCGGCTACCTGCTGATCACCGCGCTGGTCAGCGTGGCGATCGCCTGGCTGTTCGGCGCCTCGCCACTCAAGGCCCTGGTCGGCGGGGTGCTGCTCGCCCTCGGCAGCTATCTGCTGTTCACCTACGCGTTGGGCATCTCGCTACCCACCGGTAGCTGGATCGAACCGCTGCTGGGAGCCAACTGATGTTCGATTTCCTGATTCAGGGCTTCGGCGTCGCGCTGACGCCGCTCAATCTCGGGCTCGCCTTCCTGGGTGCGCTGCTGGGCACGCTGTTCGGCGCGCTGCCGGGCATCGGCCCGATCAACGGCATCGCCATCCTGATGCCGCTGGCCTATACCCTCGGCCTGCCGGCGGAGTCGTCGCTGATTCTGCTCGCGGGCATCTACACCGGCTCCGAAT
This genomic window contains:
- a CDS encoding ABC transporter substrate-binding protein — its product is MTTPAVAEPLIVEAALDRPVFQPVLNAFSAEYPQITLDYRERSTLEADHRARDAEDPPDVVISSAMPWQLALSNEGRAQALDSVEARRWPAWAKWRNEVFGFTFEPVVMAYRLELASHMPPPTTHRDLLDLLTDYRHWLRGRVVTYSPRDSGVGYTLLQQDARYTPRIWDLVAAMGAADVDLAQNTRAMLEGLSDGRYWLGYNLLGSYAMVWAQSHPDIIVQVPNDYSLVLMRMVFVHRDAPHPQAARRFVDFLLSQRGQRILAGSTPLFSVRDDVIGPYTAQRLRDQVGDHLYPIPINATLLAFVDPLRRQAFLRRWDRELNILSE
- a CDS encoding sensor histidine kinase N-terminal domain-containing protein; the encoded protein is MNARPVSLKRRLALWLTAIVAGLGTLLLIEAYTSAHKAADRALDGQLAAASLTMAESLQWPDGQPTLEMPASALQILATQWQERVFYWLQADNGRLITRNAKLPISAAMRDAASHHPVFYDADLDGVPIRLHGREIDSAGWDTQEPVQLWVGHTRRGRDLLAGELFEKSATRFAAMVLITAALLMIAVRALLAPLERLRRALRDRHPDDVEPLTLEVPREMREWVDTLNRLLADQRDRRATLLRFIADASHQLKTPLAGLQSTSELALASSDPAAWQRALNEVHDSASRTSRLAGQMLSLTRLRHLGPDQERQQLALDTLLRAVVMEWADRQESRDHDLGLALECALPAWVAGEPWALHELLNNLIDNACRYTPHGSQITVALRDLTADRLELSIEDDGPGVEAAARERLTRPFERGQRQDTEGSGLGLAIVDSIARRHGSPLELSAVSPHGLRLSLTLARLDPAASGPDTHTPAPGERA
- a CDS encoding tripartite tricarboxylate transporter TctB family protein is translated as MRHAADRILSLLLLGLAAFIAVQAWHLEVPFSYDPVGPKAFPLLLAGLLALLAVVLFVRPGPNGEWPSGALLLRLLVVMGLLVVYAALFIEAGYLLITALVSVAIAWLFGASPLKALVGGVLLALGSYLLFTYALGISLPTGSWIEPLLGAN
- a CDS encoding response regulator transcription factor, which encodes MHLLVIEDDPLLSRSLGEAMARAGYRIDALSRVEDAWQALRQRRFDLILLDLGLPDASGLELLARLRDTGDATPVMILTARDGLEDRVRGLDLGADDYLAKPFSISELEARVRALLRRSQQRLDDRLHFAGLTLDTHAASVWLAGEPLDLPRREFRLLEALMLNAGRIVPRETLEDRLFGFEAVGANALEVYVSRLRKRLQDAPLAIRTLRGLGYRLEERRE
- a CDS encoding tripartite tricarboxylate transporter substrate binding protein; the encoded protein is MPKSSSLRRWLAAAVAGGALLAGAVQAQAKPPECIAPAKPGGGYDLTCRLAANGLQEAKLIDEPMLVTYMPGGIGAVAYNHVTGVRNDDPNLIVAASTGAALNLALKKFGAKQSVDDVRWLGALGVDYGAVVVRNDAPWQNLDELMQALKKNPSSVVIGAGGTVGSQDWMKAALMAKSANIDPRKLRYVSFEGGGEALAALLGEHIQVFTGDLAELKPQLDSGEVRILAALAEERQAGPYADIPTAKEQGYDVEWPIWRGYYMGPKVSDEAYQAWVERLRELSQTESFAKLREGRGLFPMSKFGDDFDQYVKKQVAGFSQLAKEVGLTQ